CGGGGTCGTTGTGATTCGTGCAGCCGTACTGGTAGAGGCAGAACGGGCATCCGCCTTCGCAGTCGCAGTCCAACGTCTCGGCGACGATCTCCATCGCCCGCTGGAAGTTCCCGTCGTCGTCGCCGTCAGAGCCCTGGGTCAGGAGGACGCTGATACCACTCCCACCCTCGTCGCCGTCGTAGACGAATGTCCCTTCCTCTTCGATCGTCTCGGGGACTTTCCTGACGCCGACGCCGCCAATGTACTGCAGCGCCGCACGGAACCCGTGTGCGAGTGTGTGCTCGAGTTCCTCGGAGGCCAGCTGCAGCCGGACGCCAGCGGTCTCGAACTCGGTGGCCAGGCGGACGGCCTTCGAGTCGCCAACGTCATGTTTGGGGTTCTGCAGACAGTAGGCAGCGTCGTCGGTACGCGCAACCACGCCCGAGCAATTGTCGCGGTCACAGAGTTCGAAGACGGTCGGGAGACCGTCCGAACCGCCGCCCTTGTACGTGGCGAAGAACTGGGTCGATGACGATCGGAGCTGGAGATCTCCGTGCTCCAGCGTCCCGACATAGTCCCCATCCTCGGTCACGATGCGGAACTGGCGGTTCTCGGCGGCTTCGAACGACACCGCCTCGTCTTCGACGGGCGCGTACGTGTTCTGGACCTCTTCCTGCTGGTTCCGGTAGATCGCCGCGGGTGTCAGCGCGTCCCCGTCTGCCGTGCGATCGATCGGCAGGCTGTCCTTGTAGGCCCGGACACGCCGCGGGACGACGGTCTCGAGCCGCTTCAGGCGCTCACCGCAGTGTTCGCAGTGCGAGGCGTCGACGTCTTCGGTCTCGCCACACCGGAGACAGATCGCCTCGTCCGGGACGTTCTTCCGGACTTCCTGGGTCATATGTGAGTCCTCGACGACCTCGGTGACGACGTAGGTCTCATCATCGCCGTGGAGATACGCCGCGCCGGGGTGGAGCTCCGAGAGCGCGATCTGGCGGTCGCGGTCGAGTTCGCCGTTGGTCGCCGACTGGAACCCATCGCCGATGAGATCGTAGGTCACGCTAGCCGAGACCGACCGAAGACTGAACGCGGCGTCGCTGTACCGGTTCAGGAACGTTCGGAACTGCATGCTCTCGAGTCGCATCAGGAACTCGTCCAGTCGTGTCCGCCGGTCCCGAAGTCGGTCGAGTTCCTCACGCTGATCCGTCCCCGATTCGTCGCCTCGCCACCCGCGTCGCCGGCTTCGCGAGGACCGCCGGAGGTCGCTGATGCGGTCCTCCACGCGATCGAGTTCCTCGTAGAGGTCGTCCTCGAACGCGACGTACCGGTCGACGATATCCCGCTCGAAACTCTCGAGGGCGTCCGCGACGAGCTCGTCGTACTCGTCGAGCAGCGACACTGTCGTGCCGTCGCAGTCGTCGGCGGCGCAGGGCCCCTCATACCCCGCCTCGTGCTTGCGACCGCAGCGATCGCAGGGGCTGAATCGAACGATATCGGCGAGATACTCCTGCAGGCGGTCGGCGTCCTCTTCGACCACTTCGTGCAGCGCCTCCAGCGGCGAGATGGGCGCTCCGGGCTGGAGTTGTCCGCACCCGTTTGCCAGCAGCGTGCTGAAGGTCACCACGTCGTTCGGCCGAGGCGTCTCGGCGCGAGAGACGATTTCGTCGTCCTCCTCGTAGACGAACAGATCGTCCATAGCGCTCATCTCGCGACGCCACGGGACCCAACGCGTCGCCGCCACGGCGTCGAGGACGGCCCACGTGAGCGATCGCTGGAGGACCTCGCGGTTCACCTCGTTCAGTGGCACCGGCTGGGCTTCCGACTGGATGAGTTCCCCCGGGCGGCGGAAGTAGTAGTAGTCGATGGGGTTGCGCTGGCTGACCGAGTGCACGAGCGAGGATCCGGAGTCCCGCCCGGCCCGTCCCACCCGCTGGAGGTATGAGTTCGTGTTGGGAGGCGTCCCGTACAGCAACAGCGAGTCGAGATCACCGATGTCGACGCCGACCTCCATCGCCGGCCCTGACGAGAGGAAGTTGGGGTGGCGTCCCTCGCGGAACTGATACTCCAGGCGGCGCCGATCGGACCGCTCGGTCTGCCCGAAGTACGAATCGCTGAGCAACACCATCGGGTCCGAGGACTCGATACGGTACGCCAGCCGATCGAAGTGGGGATGGGAGAACGCCGACCGTGCGACGTAGTCGTCAGTGAACGAGACGAGGTCGGCCTCGACATCACGGCAGGCCAGGTCGAATGTCGTGTAGAACTGCTCTGCCGCCGGGTCGTACTTGACCGGCGTCGACTCGTCGGTCAGCGTAACCTCGACGGCGTCGGGCGCCAGCGCCACGACGACGCTCCCGTCCGAGTCTCGCTTTTCGAGGACGCCCGCGTCGACCAGTTCCTCGACGTGATGGCCCGCGCCCTCGACCTCCTCGGCGAGCGTAGAGACGTAGCGCGCGCTCTGGGCGTGGAACTCGGTGAGCAGTTCCTGCTTTGTCTCGTCGAGCGACGGAATATCGGTGTCGAGACGGACATCGACCAGCCCGTTCTTCACGAGGCGAGGCGTCCGGCGGCGGTTGTTGAACCGCCCGGACAGCACGCGTGCGGCCACCTCGTCGCGGACGTAGCGTTCAAGGGACTCGTCGTATGCCGTCAGTCGTCGCTCGAGTGGCGAGCGATGGGCGTCAGCCGACGTCTCCAGCATCTCCTCGTACTCGGAGACGGCCGCCCAGACGCGATCGCCGAGTTCCTCAAGCGTCGCCCAGTCGTTGTCGACTTCCTCAAGAGCCTCGGTGGTCAACTGACTGAAGAACAGCGACGTCTCCGGTTCCTCAAAGTTCCGGGCCAGTTCCTTCATGTCGGACTGACTGTCCGCAAACGAGAGCAGCTTAGCCCGCTCGAACGACTCGGGGTCATCGGGATCGGCTGACGCCCGGAGTTGGTACTGAGACGAGGTCACGGCCGTGTTGCCCGGACCGCGGAGCATCGACTCGTAGCGGCGATGCTTCGAGTACGATTTCCCCCTGTCATAGCAGGGCACGGCTCCCGGGAAGTCGGTCGGCGAGCGCACCGAACCACGTTCGTCGACCATCTTGTAGGTCCGGTACCCCTTCGGCACCGTCTTAACGTCGGGGTCGTCGCAGAAGCACTCCTGCTCGGGGAACAGTTCGCGGTCGCAGGACTGGCACTGCGAAACGCGGTCGAGATCGAACAGCGCAGTGCGGGCGAACCGCCGCTTCCCGCACTCGCAGGTCCGCGGGGCCTCGCCGAGGTAAACCGCGTTACAGTCTTCGCCGCTGCACTGCCACCCGAGGAAGCGCTTGGGTCGCAGGGCGCCGCCGCAGGCGCAGCGTTCTCCAGCAGTGTCGGGGTAGGTCTCGTCGCACTCGTCGCAGTAGAGAGTATCGTCGGCGAGGGGGTGAAGTTCCTCGTGCGAACAGGACTGGCACTCGTGGGTGTCCGTCGCCTCGGTGTGTGCGCCGCAGTCAGGGTTGGTACACTCGTAAGCCTCACGGTCGTCCGTAAGCACCATCGGTGCTTCGGCGTCGCAGGACGTGCACTGCCGCACGCGGTCGATGGTCTGGCGGTCGCCGCACTCGGAGCACTCGTAGAATGGCCGCCAGAGCGCGCGGATCATATCCGTCTCGCTCTCGGTTCCCTCGTCGCAGTTGCAGGTCTGGACGTCGAAGTACTCGAATCGCCCCTCCGAGGACGTCACCGTGAGCGGTTCAAGACGCTCGCAGGCAGGACAGAACCAGGACTCCAGGGCTTCTTCTCCGCAGTGTCGGCAGTAGGAAAACTTCGTCACGAAGTGGTGGTCGCACTCCGCGCACTGGCCCCGGGGCGTGTCGTAGACCGTCCCGCAGTGCAGGCAGGTGTAGTATCCGTCGGTAGGCCAGGAGAACAGGTGGACCCGGCTCTCAAGGACGCCCGCCAGCCGCCCGATCGCGACGAAGTTCTCCCGGATCGTCGCCGCGACCCTCTCGTCGACGTCAAGTTCGGCGGCGACCGTCTCGGTCAATCCGGCGAGTTCCTGCGGGTCCTCGTAGAGTTCCAGGTACAGCGCCCGGACGAAGTCAAGGTCGTCGTCCCCACCGTGGAGCAACCGCTCGTATAGGGCATCTTCGACCCGACGAAGCGCGGTCGTCGGCGTCGCGTCGTCGGGCACGTTGACGTCGGCGAGCTCGAGCAACCGCTCACCGACCGGCCCCGGATCGTCGCTGTCGGCCAGCGCCTGTCCGAACGCCTCAACGTCGAGTGAGTTCGAACGGAACGCCTCCGGAACGGTCGTCGGCATCGGTGCATCGAGCGTCTGCGGATCCTCGGTCACGACCGATGTCTCGGGGTCGGTGAATGGCAGGATCCGGTTGAAGATGGCCCGGCGGTTCGAGACGGTTGCGCTCGCACCGATCACCTGCAGATCGTCGTCCTCGATGGCGTCGTTATCGAGCAGTTCCTGTCGCGACCGGGCGTAGCGTCGCATCAGCCCGGTGGTGAACGCGCCGAACAGCTCGGAGTACTCGTGAATCTCGTCGAAGACGACGAACCGTGGCTGCTCGACGAACGCCGACTGCTCGTCGGTCTCGTTGACGTTGAACAACCGGTAGTTGACGGTGTCGGGGTTCGTCAGGAGGATGTCGACCTCTTCGGCCACGATCTCGTCACGGGTCAGGCGGATGAAGTCGAGATCGACATCCGGTGTTCCGGTCGCGTCGTGGTCGACACGGAACTGCTCGTCTTCGGTCCGCTCGACAGTCAGTGAGCCGTCACAGTGCTCGCAGGGACACTCGAAGAACTTGTAGGCGGTCTGCAGGTACTCGAACTCCTGCGGATCGTTCTGGGGCGTGTCGCCGTCGAAGATACCGACCGTGATGCGGTCGGTCCCCGTGCGGTTTCGGTTGAGTTCGTAGAGGTACTCGATGAGGCGCTTTAGCTGATCCTGAGCGAGTGCCTTCGTCGGGTAGGTCAGGATGCATTTGACGCTCTGTGGCGGATGCTCGGGATGTTCGCCGGCTTTCGCCTCGCAGATGTACTGGAGGATCGGGACGAGCCAACTCTCGGTCTTTCCCCGGCCAGTCCCTGCGGTCACCAGGGTGTGGTCACCGTCGAGGACCGACCGGACGGTCTCGGCTTGGAACTCGTAGAGGTGCTCGAATCCTGCCTCGGTGAACGTGCGAACGACGTCCTCGTGCAGGCTGACTTCGTCGGCGAAGGACTCCCAGTCGGGCCCCCGCTGGGGGAGGTCCAGCGCCTGAAGGAAGGGGCCCCGCGTCCGCGTGAACGAGGTCACTGCCTCTTCCAGTGGTTCGTCGGCATCCGTTTCCGCGTACCGGTCGATCACGTCCCGGAGGACCCGGGACTGACCGGACGCGACGACGTGTTCCGCGTACGCTCGCTTCGTCTGTTCCGCGAGTTCGATCGTGTCGTCTTGTGAGCTCATGAGTCGGGTTTGGTGTCTTCGTTCGGTTCGGTTCGTTCGATGCCGGTTCCACCGTCGGTCGCCAGTACGGCTGTCGAGGCCCGATTGAGGCGTTCGAACAGTCCTTCGCGATCGAACGAGCGCCCCCGGTTGTGCGTGTCGCAGCCGTACTGGTAGAGGCACAAGGGGCAGCCGTCGTCGCAGTCACACCGGAAGTGCTCGCGGAGGAGCGAGATTGCCTGCTCGAAGTTCCGCCGGCCCTCGCCGCTTTCGAACAGCAGCCCGGTCACCCCGGCGCCGCCCTCCTGGGCGTCGAACAGGTCTACGACGCCGTCGCCGTGGACGACTTCCGAGAGTTCGCGGATGCTCACGCCGCCGAGATACTGGAGTGCGACTCGGAACCCGTGGACCAGGGTGTGCGCCTCGGCGGTATCGTCCAGATCGACGCGGATCCCGTCGGTCTGATACTCGTAGCCGAGCCGGGCCAGTTCGTAGCCGGTATCGTGTGCGGGGCCATGGTCTGCGTTCGCGCTGCAGTGCAACTGGTCGTCCTCGTTCCGATAGACGGTACCGGGGCAGTCGTCGTCGCCACAGAGCATGAACGGCGTCGTCTCGCCGTCCATTTCGCCGGACTTGTACTTCGCACGGAAGCCGTCCGTGTGGAGCAACACGTCGATGCTCCCGTACTCGACAGTGCCCAGCGGCTCGCCGTCCTCGCCCGTCAGATCGAAGCGCTTGACCGGTTCGAACTCGAGGACCTCCGTCTTCCGCTCGGCGTAGGTGTTCTGGATCTCGTTCGACGGCTCCCGATACACCGTCCGTGCGGGATCGCCGTCCGCCGACATCAGGAGGTCAGACCGGTGGGCCCGTACCGACTCGGGGACGACCAATCGACGCCGCCGGAGATCCGTGTCGGCGCCGCAACTGCAGGTATCTCCCGGAGCCTCGTGGCCCTCTCCGCAGGCGGGACAGACGTACTCCTCGGCGAGTCCACTCGCCTGGCTACGCCGGACGCGCTCGCGGAGTTCCGACGACGCGAACTCATCGGTCGAGAGTTGGGAGACCACGTACGCGTCGCCGCCATCGAGGTACGCCGCTCCCGGGTGGAGTTCGCTGATCGCCATCCGCATCGACCGCCCGTCGTCCTCGCCGATGCTACGGGTCCGGTAGCCGTCCTCGCCCGCGTCGATGAGGCCGACGCCGACGTTGTTCGTCACGCTCCGCATGTTGAACGCGTAGCGACTCTGTCGTGACTCGCGCAGGAAGTCGAGATAGGACATTCGCTCGATCTGGTCCAGTCGCCGTCTGAGCGCCTCTTTCCGGTCGGCGAGCGTGGCGCGCTCCTCCGAGATGCGTCGTGCCTCCTCGCCGGAACTTGCTCGGCGGCGATCACGCTTGAGCTTCCTCCAGCGCCGCTGGACATCCTCGAGTTCGTCCTCGAGTTCGCGGCGATACTCACCGTAGTGGTCGATGAATCGCTCACCGAACCGCTCGACCGCCTCGTCGATCAAGTGCTCGAACTCTGACAGCGCGTCGCGGAGGTCGCCCGAGCAGTCGTCGTCGACGCAGGTCTCGCGGTCGGTGTCGCGGTCGTACTTGCGATTGCACTCGACGCAGTACCGGTGGTCCAACAGCCGCTCGAGGTGCTCCCGGATCTCTCGATCGTAGTCGTGGACCACTGTCCCTAGGGCGGCTAACTTCGAGTTCCGCGACTGCAGGCCGAGTTCCTTCGTCCGTGCCGACATCACGTGAGTCAGCTTCGCGACATCGTCGCCGGACGAGGGGTGACGGTGCTCGAATTCATCACCGCCGCTAACCGACGCGTATCGTCCACGCCGCTCGACTTCCCATGGGACGACGAAGTTCGCGGCTACGTAATCGAGCACACCCCACGTTAGCGAGACGCGGAGCACCTCCTCGTTGTACTCCTTGAGCGGGACCGGTTGCGGGTCGGCAGCCATCAGGTCCGCCGGCTGCTCGTAGTAGTAGTAGTCGATGGGGTTGCGCTGACTGACCGAGTGCACGAGCGAGGATCCGGAGTCACGCCCGGCACGACCGATCCGCTGCAGGTACGCATTCATGTTCGGTGGCGTGCCGTACAGCAGTAGTGCGTCGAGGTCGCCGATGTCGACGCCGAGTTCCATCGTCGGCCCCGACGAGAGGAAGTGGGGCTGGTTTCCTTCGCGGAAGAGATACTCGAGTTCGCGCCGCTCCTTCTTCTCGGTCATCCCGTGGTAGACCTGCCCGACAAGCATGCGAGGCTCCGAGTACGTCGTCCGGTATGCACGAGCGGTGAACCGGGGGTGCTCCGGGTCCGCTAGGGCCTCGATCGACGTGTTCGAGGGGACGGCGTCCCCGCTTCGTCCGCCGAACTGCGCGTCGATCGTCTGATCGTAGCTGCCGATCGACGGTCTGTAGTATAGATCGTCGTCGTCGCCCGTGAGCGTCACTTCAAGCGCACTCGGATCGAACTCGACGTAGTCGTCGTCCGCCTCGAGCACGCCCTGATTGTCGAGGTCGTTCACGACCCCCCGGACGTCCGTCGACGGGGACGGCGGATCGATATTTTCGATCGAACTTCCAGAGCCGTTCTTGACGAGTTCCTGTACGATCCCTCGCTCCTCGGCAGAGAGTTCCGCGCGAACGTCCGGATCAAGTCGGACGTCGACCAGTCCGGCGTCAGCGAGGGCACCCCCGAACTCCCCGTACCGGCCGCTGTAGCTGTGGGGATACAACCGGCGCCGAAGTCGGTCCCGGACGGCCTCCTCGGTGTCCATGTGCCGCCTCGGGATATCGACGAGTTCCTCGGTGAGATCAAAGGTCACTCCACGGACGTCTTGCGGCGGCGCCAACTCGTCGCCGAGGTCCTCGATTAATTCCATCGCGTCGTCAAGGACGGTTTCGGCGTCGATCCATGGTTCGCGCCGACGGGTGGCCTCGACCAGCGTCTGGTCCATCAGCGTCGCCGCTTCGGGCTCTGAAAAGTCGCGGTTGACCTCCTTCATGTCGCGGTGGGAGTCCGCGAACGAGAGGAGCTTGGCCGCTCTGTGCCCCTCTTCGTCGGCGACTCGCCGGAGGAGGTATTGGCTGGTCGTCACCGCGAGGTTCCCCGGCCCACGGACGAGCTCGTCGTACCGGCGGTCAGTGTCGTAGTTCTGCCCCTGGTGCGTGCAGGGCGCGACGCTTGAGAACGAACTCGCCGCTCGTACGCTCCCGTCCGGCTGGATGGTCTGGTACGCCTGGAACGGCGTTTCTCGCGTCCTGACGGCGCCGTCACAGTCACACACCGGATCGCCGACGGTACTCGTCCCGCAGGACTCGCAGTACGAGTCGGCGAGCACTTCGAACAGCCCCGCCCGCGCGAAGGTGTACGATCCGCAGGGGCAGGTGTCGGGCGGATCGCCGAAGTACTCCTGGTCGCAAGAGTCCTTCCGGCACACCCAGGGGACTAGTCGCGTCTGCGTCAGTGATCGGCCGCAGTCGCAGGTTACCGGAAGGTCCGCTTCGTGCGATCGCCCGCAGCCGGGGCAGTCGACGGGACCGTCGCCTGTGACCGGCCGCTGGTCCCCGCCGCAGGTGGGACAGCCGGGATCGTAGCCGACGCTCGCCTCGCAGTCGGGGTTCGGACACCGGTACTGGTCCGGTCCGACGTGGACGAGATCGGTCGCGCACTCGGGACAGCCCCCCCTCGTCGACCGCGTCGTCCGTTCCCCGCAGGACTCGCACTCGAGCGTCGGCTGGAAGGTAATCCGAAGTGAGCGTACCTCCTCGTCGCGGGCCGCCAGACAGTGCTGGCAGTGGTGTTCCTCGTCGGTACGGCGTTCACCCTCCTCGCTCGGGATATAGGGGTCCAGCTGCTCGCATGACGGACAAAACCACGCGACTAGCGCCTCGTCGTCGCAGCGGCTACAGTACGTGCTGCGTGTGACGAAGCCGTGGCCACAGGCCCTACACGTCTCCTGTGGCGAAGCGTACACCGCCTCACAGGCGGTACAGGCGTAGAAGCCGTCGATCGGCCACGAGAAGAGGTGCGTTCGGTTCTCGAGGAGGCCGGAGAACGTCCCGAGGATGGTGAAATTCTCCAGCACCCGTTCGGCCTCGGTCTCCGTCAGGTCGAACTCACTTGCGATCCACTCAAGGAATGCCTCATAGGTCCGGGGTTCCGAGGAGAGTTCGTCGTGTAGTACTCGGAAGGCGGCGACAACGGGCGACGCGTCCGCGCCCTCGTTCGCGATGGCGTCGAAAAGGTCGTCGCCCAGGAGTTCGAGCAACCGGTCGTTGTCGTACGCCGACGCGTCAACGTTGAAATCGATATCGGCCAGTAACGGCGGAGTTCGCTTCCCGCGTGCGAACGAGAGTAGTTCCTTCTCCTCGAGCGTCGACTCCGTGAACGCGGGCGGCATGCTCGTCTCCGACGGCGCGTCGAGGGAACGAGATCGCTCGTCGACATGTTCAACCTCCGTCGCGCCGCTGATCTGCTGGAACAGTTCAACGTCGTTCTCCACGGTCGCACTGCTGGCAATCACCTGGAGGTCGTCGCACCCGCGGTCCTCGCGGAGGGCGCGCATACGCTTGGTCAGCGTGGCAGTATAGCTCCCGAACAACCCGTCATAGGTATGAACCTCGTCGAACACGAGGAACTCGGGATCGTACACGAAGGTCTCGTGCTCGTCGGGCGCGTTGACGTTCACGAGTTTCATGTTGATCGTGTCCGGGTTCGTCAACAGGATGTCGACGCCCTCAGTGAGGATCGCGTGCTTGGTAAGCCGGATAAAATCGAGCGGCACGTCCTCGGTGCACTGGCGCTTCTCCGGGCGGAGCTCGTAAGACTGCCCGCTGTTGTGGACGTGGACGCCCTGCCGGCAGTTGCGGCACTTCTCGAGATCCTCATTCGCACCGGGGCATTCGGTGTATTTGAACGACGACTCGAGGTACCCCTGGGCGTTTGCGCTCATATTCGTCGGCGTGTCGCCGTCGTAGATCCCGATCGTGATCTGCTGGTTCGTCGGCCACTGCTCGTTGATCCGGTAGAGGTACTGGACCAGCCGCTTGAACTGGTCCTGTGCCAGGGCCTTCGTGGGGTAGATGAGCGTCGCGGTTGTGCCGTCCCCGTCGCCGCGGCGCTTCTTCTCTAAGATGCGGTCGAGAATCGGGATCAGCCATGCTTCGGTTTTCCCCCGACCCGTGGCGGCCGTGACGACGGTGTCGCGGCCGTCGCGGATCGCCTCGATGCTCCGCTCTTGGAAGTCGTACAGGCGCCGGAACCCCAGGTCGTCGAAGGTCTTCCTGATGAGCGGGTTCAGCCCCACGCTTGAGGCGAACGACCGCCAGGACTCGTCGCTCCAGTTGGGCACGTCCAGCGCCTGGAGGTACGGCCCGCGGACGTTGATGAGGTCGTCGGGGTCGTCGAGGAGACGCTCTTGGCGGTTCGCGATGCTTCGCGCGGCCGGCCCCGTCCGGCCGACGAAGTGGTTCTGGTAAGCGCGAACGGCCTCGGTGGCGCGCTGAGTAGGATTCTCCATTCCTACAGCGTCACCTCAAGCACGTCGCGGAACTCGTCGACGCCTAGCAGTTCCTCTACGACGTCACCATCGAGGTCACGGAAGGAGACGTTCTCTCCGCGACCGAGCTCCTTCAGGAGGTTGATCGTGTCGTCGCTGAGGCTGTACCGGTCCTGCAGTTCGTCCCAACTAACGACGCCGTCGTTCCACTTCCGCTCAAGTCCCTGCCACTCTGACTGCAGGGAATTGACGCCGGTGGAGTCGTCCCATATGCGGCTGTCGACGAACTCCTCGATGTCGTTGAGCAGCCGGGACGATTCCCGAGAGTCGGGCATCAGCGTCTGAATACGCCGTGCCGCCTGGACGTCGCTCCGCCAAGCGGCCTGGAGCTCGTTCAGCTCCGTCCGGAGGAGGTTCCGCGCGTCGTCGGCCTCCGACTTCGCGGTCTGGACCTTGGCCGTGTACTGTTCGCTCCGGCCGTCGTCGATCAGCTCCCAGTAGTCGTCCGCGGTCCGGTCCAGGACCTGACGTGCCTGATGACGCGCGTCCTCGACCGTCCCGGGCGTGTCGCGACCGAAGACCCGCGTGTAGATATCGTTCAGTCGTTCGACCTCTTCCATTCGATTCCGAAGCCCGACAAGAGACGTCTCCAGCGACGACGCGCTCCCGGTGTGCTCCTGCAGTTTGGCCTCGAAGTTCGTTGCTTCCTGGTAGTCGTCCGCTTTCGATCGCAGTGCTTCGACCGTTTCTTCGAGATTCGATGACATGGTCACTCACCTCCGATGACGTCGGCGATCTCATCGCGTGTCGCGACGAGGGTGCGGAACTCCTCGGAGTCCCTAACTGCGCTCTCCAGTTCGTTGTCTATCTCGGGAACTTCGACGACCTGCGCGGTCTCGATCATCTCGCCGATGGCCTCGTAGATCTCCCACTCCGCGGCCGTCTCCCGACTCTCCTCGAACTCGTGCATCAGTCCGACGAGTTCGGGTCCGCTTGCGGACTCGACCTCTCGGAACCGCTCGATGTCCTTCGCGAACGCCCCGAGCTGGAACCGGTCCTCGTTTTCGAGGCGTTGTCGCCGATTTTCCCACTTGTTACGCATGTTCACGTCGAGGTCGCCGACGATCTCCAGCAATTCATCGTATAGCTCCTGGAGTTCGTGGAGCGAGTGGCTCTCGTCGTACCAAGCGTCGATCTCCTCTACGGTCTCGGTGATGTACTCGACATCGTTCGGACCGAGCCCGTTGAGTTCCTGTGCGTAGACCTTCACGTACTCGAGGACGGGCGCCATTTTAATCGTCGCGTTCGACCGCGTCGTTCCGACCTTGTATGCGTCCGGGAGGTCGTCGGTGTCGATGAACATTGCTTCCTCGAGGTATGTCTCGAGGTCGTTGGCGACCGCCCCGTAGGCCTCGTTCAGCCGCTCGGCGTCGACGAAGTTCTCCTTGATCTTGAAGAATCCCTCCGCGAGATCGGTCGGGACGCTGCTCTGGGTGCTCAGGTCGGTGAGCGCTTCGAAGAAGGGGTGAGTCCTGTCGAACCGCTTCTCGACCGGGTGGGGATACTCGTCCGGGTGTTCGTATGACTCGAACACCTGGTCGCGCGTCAGCCCGGTCTCCCCCCGCGCTGCGTTGACGAGGAGGTACTGGGCCACGACGACGAACTCCTCAATCGTCCAGCCCTCGAAGCAGTCCTCGATGCGCTCGCGCATCGTCCGCTTGAACTCGGCGACTGAATCGTCGGCCCAGTTGCGCAGTAATCCGTAGTTGAGGTCGTAGCGGTCCTCGTAGGGGAGTTCGTCGTCGGCGCTGATTCCGTACCAGAACAGCGGCTCGTAGATCCGATCGTACTCAGAACCGAACGGGAGCTCGATGCTGATACCCGTCCGCTCGTCGACCCCCTGTAGCGATACG
The nucleotide sequence above comes from Halosolutus halophilus. Encoded proteins:
- a CDS encoding DEAD/DEAH box helicase; the encoded protein is MENPTQRATEAVRAYQNHFVGRTGPAARSIANRQERLLDDPDDLINVRGPYLQALDVPNWSDESWRSFASSVGLNPLIRKTFDDLGFRRLYDFQERSIEAIRDGRDTVVTAATGRGKTEAWLIPILDRILEKKRRGDGDGTTATLIYPTKALAQDQFKRLVQYLYRINEQWPTNQQITIGIYDGDTPTNMSANAQGYLESSFKYTECPGANEDLEKCRNCRQGVHVHNSGQSYELRPEKRQCTEDVPLDFIRLTKHAILTEGVDILLTNPDTINMKLVNVNAPDEHETFVYDPEFLVFDEVHTYDGLFGSYTATLTKRMRALREDRGCDDLQVIASSATVENDVELFQQISGATEVEHVDERSRSLDAPSETSMPPAFTESTLEEKELLSFARGKRTPPLLADIDFNVDASAYDNDRLLELLGDDLFDAIANEGADASPVVAAFRVLHDELSSEPRTYEAFLEWIASEFDLTETEAERVLENFTILGTFSGLLENRTHLFSWPIDGFYACTACEAVYASPQETCRACGHGFVTRSTYCSRCDDEALVAWFCPSCEQLDPYIPSEEGERRTDEEHHCQHCLAARDEEVRSLRITFQPTLECESCGERTTRSTRGGCPECATDLVHVGPDQYRCPNPDCEASVGYDPGCPTCGGDQRPVTGDGPVDCPGCGRSHEADLPVTCDCGRSLTQTRLVPWVCRKDSCDQEYFGDPPDTCPCGSYTFARAGLFEVLADSYCESCGTSTVGDPVCDCDGAVRTRETPFQAYQTIQPDGSVRAASSFSSVAPCTHQGQNYDTDRRYDELVRGPGNLAVTTSQYLLRRVADEEGHRAAKLLSFADSHRDMKEVNRDFSEPEAATLMDQTLVEATRRREPWIDAETVLDDAMELIEDLGDELAPPQDVRGVTFDLTEELVDIPRRHMDTEEAVRDRLRRRLYPHSYSGRYGEFGGALADAGLVDVRLDPDVRAELSAEERGIVQELVKNGSGSSIENIDPPSPSTDVRGVVNDLDNQGVLEADDDYVEFDPSALEVTLTGDDDDLYYRPSIGSYDQTIDAQFGGRSGDAVPSNTSIEALADPEHPRFTARAYRTTYSEPRMLVGQVYHGMTEKKERRELEYLFREGNQPHFLSSGPTMELGVDIGDLDALLLYGTPPNMNAYLQRIGRAGRDSGSSLVHSVSQRNPIDYYYYEQPADLMAADPQPVPLKEYNEEVLRVSLTWGVLDYVAANFVVPWEVERRGRYASVSGGDEFEHRHPSSGDDVAKLTHVMSARTKELGLQSRNSKLAALGTVVHDYDREIREHLERLLDHRYCVECNRKYDRDTDRETCVDDDCSGDLRDALSEFEHLIDEAVERFGERFIDHYGEYRRELEDELEDVQRRWRKLKRDRRRASSGEEARRISEERATLADRKEALRRRLDQIERMSYLDFLRESRQSRYAFNMRSVTNNVGVGLIDAGEDGYRTRSIGEDDGRSMRMAISELHPGAAYLDGGDAYVVSQLSTDEFASSELRERVRRSQASGLAEEYVCPACGEGHEAPGDTCSCGADTDLRRRRLVVPESVRAHRSDLLMSADGDPARTVYREPSNEIQNTYAERKTEVLEFEPVKRFDLTGEDGEPLGTVEYGSIDVLLHTDGFRAKYKSGEMDGETTPFMLCGDDDCPGTVYRNEDDQLHCSANADHGPAHDTGYELARLGYEYQTDGIRVDLDDTAEAHTLVHGFRVALQYLGGVSIRELSEVVHGDGVVDLFDAQEGGAGVTGLLFESGEGRRNFEQAISLLREHFRCDCDDGCPLCLYQYGCDTHNRGRSFDREGLFERLNRASTAVLATDGGTGIERTEPNEDTKPDS